The nucleotide sequence attataatgttggtgtcattaaaaaaatgaatacatAAGCACGAAATACCCGTTTAAATGCTAgtttcaatatataaaaaaaaaacattaataaaaaatatttataaaaaaaccaCATGTTACCAAAAAAGATATTAGGAAAATGTTAGCAAATGAAGTTATAAAAGAATCACACATGACAAAggttttgtcttttttttttttttgtcaaataatccAGTGGCTAGAGTTCACATATTTTAAAGTGAAGAAATAgggtgtttggggttcgaaccccgacccctacatatatgACATTGTCTCTATCAAACGAGCTAAACTTATGAGGcaatattttgccattttatcgTAATATAATAATAGATTTTAAATATGCATTATTTTATTGCCTAAAACAAGCTATAATTAATATatgcaatatatttaaattcaatagtattaattaaacCAGATTCCGATCAAAGATCTATCAATCAATAGTTTCGAGATTAAATATCAATCAATGTAGCCGGAGATAGTTTGTTTGGTTCTACAAGGAAATGAATGCTGTGAGTTCAATTTAACGTGAagatttttaatgctatttgtTTTTATCTGGATTTAAGCTTCGAACCTATATTACGAATCGTTCCTAtcaattgaattaaatttttaagggtcatgctaaccggtgctcCGAGACACTggttaagaaattaaatatagtaatatttgcattaaatacttaaataatGACCTAATAAGAGTAATATTTACATTCGAAGTTGTAGAATCAATGCATTAAATGCTTCATCTTTTGACTTAAAATTTCCTCTTTTGACTTacttaaccagtgccccaggCACTAGggagcaccggttaacattacCCAATTTTTTTATGCTATTTGCTCTAACCTTTTCGTAGtccaacattattttttttttacaaaataaatgaaatttattcgtttaaattgatagaatatatcttacaacataaatttaaattgttaaaaaagttaatatgtGAATAAAGTCATAACATCAATATTAATcttaagggtcatgttaacttgtgctccggacacttgttaagaatactaaaaaaggaaattattactaaaaaatgaaactttttgattttttacagattcattatacaatttttaatgcaataacgactatataatttttttttaatatttttaatgatcAGTATTCGAGGCATCGATTAGCATTTCCCTGATGTTAATAGGATAAACATCAAAGTATATAAACTCtaaaatatgactatattcaaatGGTCGAAATACTAATAAactaagggaaatgttaaccggtgttcCTGAGGCACTGATTAAGGAATCAAATGTAGAAAGTATTGCATTGAAATGTGTGTTGTTAACTcctaaaaaacataaaaattgttatttttactttaaaatttctttttttagtttccttaaTCACTGCTCATAAACTAAAACTAATCTTTCAACTTGAATGAAATGAAGGGTAATGTTAACGAGTGCGCATCCGGGGCACCGGTTAAGAAAgccaaaagaagaaattttaagccaaaagaaaaaatatttaatgcattgattacTAAACTTTAAATGCAAATATTATCCTTTTTGATCATTATTTAAgcatttaattcaaatattacTATAGTTAACTTCTTAATTAGTTCATCGGGCACCGGCTAACATGACCCTTAAATAAATAGCAAATTAAGATCTTTTTTTTAGTCAGGTAGCCTAATGgatagaattcaccttataacgtgaataagtggggtgtcagTGGTTCGAACCTCAACttctacatataataatgcattgtacAACCAACTGAGCTACGTCCATGAgacaaaaattaagttaagatcttaaaattacaaaaatatacaaaaaaaaagactacACACATGTGAAaatcgtttatttaattaaaagagGAAGGAAAATCAATTTGAAGTTTGGACAAAAGATTTAAAAGatcaattaaactttttttaattaagtagtTTAATGTCTAAAAATTCATCCAATAAATAAGTGAAAAATTCATAACtaaactttattttgcaaaaacaaTAACTAATTGATATAATTACATAACATtaaattaagagagagagagagagagagagagagaatgacaATGGAATGTTTTCTTCTTTAGTTACTTTACCTTTTGCTTTCCAGCTTAGCTGTGATTGACAATCACATGGTTGTAAACGATAATAACGACTACCAGCTAATAATACTTAACTAACCTGCAAATCCCAAATCAACTCctaataataatttcttataTCAATTTAGGGTTCTAATCTCAAATCttagtattaaaaataaaataaaataaccttATGCAAAATTGAACTGGTCCCCATTATTGAATCCTATCATCTTCACCACATGCacccatcatcatcatcatcatcaacaactaacaattaacaaattttcatttcaaCCTCATTCCCTACCTTAACCCCAAATCATTTCAAAGATTCTAATCACAAATTATGcttacaatttcaatttcattttcaaatctttgagaatttttttttttaatttgtctcTTTTGATAATTCCCAAGCCCAAATCCTAATTATGAATTTATAATGATCCCTAAATTATTTGTTAGggtttcaatttcaaatctttctattttatcaaattagggttttttttttcttcttccaaaaaCACAAACCGACCCATCATAGTTACCATCATCAAGTTTCGATTTTGAAGTTGAAAATGGCGACAAGAGGCACTAGATCGGAGAAGGTGCGACGAATTTTCACCCAATTCGACGCGAATCATGATGGGGGTTTGAATAGGGAAGAAATGGCGTCGCTTGTTGGTGCTGTAAACCCTAGGGTGAAATTCAGCGACGAACAAATCAACGCAATTCTCGATGAGGTTTTTCGAACCTATGCTGAATTCATCGATGGTGAGAGGGGTTTGACCTATGAGGGTCTTTTGAGAACTTATGATGATGGCGCTGGTGATGTTGATAGGGATTTTGATGCACTTGCTCTTGATCTTAATGTTGATGAGGCTGGTAAGGCTCCGGCGCCGGATTCGGAGGCTTCTTCGTCGATTGTTGATGAGAGGATGGCGGTTGAGTCGCAGAAGAAGCAGCGGACGGCTGCGTGGGCAGTGTCGCCGAATCATGGGATTGTGTTCGATGAGACGTGGAAGATTGTTGATGATTTAGAGATTTTGATAAAGAGGTTGAAATTGAAGCAAGCTAAAGATGGGAAAGTGAAAGGTGAGAATTTTGATGCTTATTCTGATGCGGGTTGGTCTCGCGAATTGGGGCCTTCAACTGAGATTTCGGATAAGAGAGTGGTTTGGGATGAATCAGGGCATGATTATGCTGTTTTTGTGAAGGAAGTGGGTGGTTTGAGAACTAGAGCTGATAATGCTAGATCaagagaagaagcttttgatggacATATGGCAATTGGTAGAGTTTTGTATGAACATCAATTGTTTAAGGAAGCTTTGATTAGTTTCAAGAGGGCTTGTGAATTGCAACCTGTTGATGTTAGGCCACATTTTAGAGCTGGTAATTGTTATTATGTTCTTGGAAGGTATAAGGAAGCGAAGGAAGAGTTTTTGTTGGCACTTGAAGCTGCTGAGGCTGGTGGAAATCAATGGGCTTATTTGTTGCCACAGATTTATGTTAACCTTGGTATTTCATTGGAAGGTGAAGGTATGGTTTTGAGTGCTTGTGAGTATTATAGGGAGGCTGCAATTCTTTGTCCTACGCATTTTAGAGCTTTGAAACTGTTGGGTAGTGCTCTTTTCGGCGTAGGGGAATATAAGGCTGCTGTTAAGGCGCTTGAAGAGGCTATTTTCATGAAACCGGATTATGCTGATGCACATTGTGATCTGGCTTCGGCATTGCATGCTATGCGTGAGGATGAGAGGGCGATTGAGGTGTTTCAGAAGGCTATTGATTTGAAACCGGGTCATATTGACGCTCTTTATAATTTAGGTGGATTGTATATGGACTTGGGTAGGTTCCAAAGGGCTTCTGAGATGTATACGAGAGTTTTGGCTGTTTGGCCAAATCATTGGCGGGCGCAGTTGAACAAGGCTGTGTCGTTGTTGGGAGCTGGTGAGAACGAAGAAGCCAAAAAAGCTTTGAAGGAAGCACTGAAAATGACAAATAGGGTCGAGTTGCACGACGCAATATCGCATTTGAAGCAGCTgcagaaaaagaagaacaaacCCAATGGTGATACTCCAGAAGAATCGCCATTTGTCATAGTTGAACCGTCCAAGTTTAAGACAGTTGGTGATAAGACTACTGTGAGACAGGAACTAGCCAGTGCTCTGCAAATTAGAGCACTTCAGAAGGTTGCTAGGTTGAGCCGTTGTAATGTGGAGCTTTTGAAGAAGGAAATGAGCGAACATGATGTGCCGGTGTCGTATTCTGGTACCGGAGTGCCTGAAAAATCCATCCGGAAACCAAACTTGGAAGAAATTCTTCGCAAATTGCTTAGTTTTCTGAAGCCAGACACTTTTCAAGGAGCTGTGAAAGCCATAAATGAGAGGATTCTTTCTGTTTTGGATGAAAATGGTTCAGGCAGATTAGATCTTGGAATGTTCTTTGCTATTCTTGCTCCCATTTGTGGTGGTCCTCCAGAGAGACGTAAAAGGATCGCCTTTGATGCACTGTTGTGGCGTCCCATGAACGAAGACGGTGCTAATTTAAAGAAAGTTGATGCTACCAGATACATCAAGTTGTTAAGGGCTGTTTATGTTCCTTCCCAAGGTGTTAGCGAATTGATGGAGGTTCGCGGAGATGTAGACACTTCAATGGTGTCTTTCTCTGAGTTTCTAGTTATGTTTGATGATCCAGATTGGGGTTTTGGTATTATGCCTACCTTAGTGAAGCTTGAAACAGGAGATAGAAACCGACATGGCAAAACCATGTGCGCAGTCTGTCGCTACCCTATTATCGGTTCACGCTTTAAGGAgataaaatctcattttaatTTGTGTAACCAATGCTACAGTGAAGGAAAAGTGCCTTCTACATTTAAGCAGGAAGAGTACAGATTTAAGGAGTATGGAAATGAGGGTGAAGCTATGAAAGATAAGTGTACTTGCTTTAACTTGCAACCACGAAATGAAAGTAGATAGAAgaattcaatcttttttttttctctcttttgattttttgtttgtattatcTTGGATCATCCTCTCACCTTGTAATTTAGCTTTTCAGTGTGAAATATTTAGCTTGCGAGTTCATCagttattgtcatttttttaataattgaatacGTAGATGATTTAACTGTTTTAGTAATTGTGTATAGTTATTGTGAAACCTTTAGACCTCTTTTTCCGTAAATATTTATGTTCATAATGCTTCTTTATCAATTCTTACAAATGATGGAGCTTGTATATTAAGTCCAGAAAAACTTGCAATTGTATAATGGAGATTGTTTGATGTTGAACAAATTTAACAAGGAACTTTTGTTAACAATTGAAAGTTAGATTGAAGGGATTACTTATAGTGAAAATGGGATTATTTGTGGAGTCTGTTTGATGATCTATATCACAGGCATTAGTAGAATTGAGAAATGTTCAAGTAAAGAAGAAGCTGCattatccagaagtcctagctcaactggtaaaatgccgaaattgttaggccggatgccatgagcggggttcgaaccccggtacctccacttgtgtgtgtgagtttataatggttttgtcatttcgtctatctgctaaaaaaaaaaaagaagaagaagctgcATTCATGCATTATAGAAGTTTTTGGCTTCATCTTATGCTGCAATTTGTATTTATAATAACTTGTCAAGCCCCTGACTCATCTCAAAATGCTGGCTTCATCTCTTTGCTTCCACTATGCCACTACTCAATTTATAATATCTCAATTTTCACATGCCCCATTCACCATATTCACCTGCTAAATTGAACTGTATCACCCTTCCTTTAGATTCCTCATTCTCTTCATGCCTTCTAGATATATTTTGACATTTAGACACTTGCAAAGCGCTAATAGGACTTTGGTTCCTATGATACACTATAATGCTAGGAGGTCCAATGACCAAACTCCTGtataagatttttattttggaaataatTGATGTTAATATGCTAGTATTTGCGGGAATCGAACATGAGACCAAATTTATTACTCTACTCCGGACTCCCCacttttttaaatcaatttcaatacTGTCAATTAGAATCAAACACTTGTAAACAAA is from Medicago truncatula cultivar Jemalong A17 chromosome 1, MtrunA17r5.0-ANR, whole genome shotgun sequence and encodes:
- the LOC11434980 gene encoding uncharacterized TPR repeat-containing protein At1g05150; this translates as MATRGTRSEKVRRIFTQFDANHDGGLNREEMASLVGAVNPRVKFSDEQINAILDEVFRTYAEFIDGERGLTYEGLLRTYDDGAGDVDRDFDALALDLNVDEAGKAPAPDSEASSSIVDERMAVESQKKQRTAAWAVSPNHGIVFDETWKIVDDLEILIKRLKLKQAKDGKVKGENFDAYSDAGWSRELGPSTEISDKRVVWDESGHDYAVFVKEVGGLRTRADNARSREEAFDGHMAIGRVLYEHQLFKEALISFKRACELQPVDVRPHFRAGNCYYVLGRYKEAKEEFLLALEAAEAGGNQWAYLLPQIYVNLGISLEGEGMVLSACEYYREAAILCPTHFRALKLLGSALFGVGEYKAAVKALEEAIFMKPDYADAHCDLASALHAMREDERAIEVFQKAIDLKPGHIDALYNLGGLYMDLGRFQRASEMYTRVLAVWPNHWRAQLNKAVSLLGAGENEEAKKALKEALKMTNRVELHDAISHLKQLQKKKNKPNGDTPEESPFVIVEPSKFKTVGDKTTVRQELASALQIRALQKVARLSRCNVELLKKEMSEHDVPVSYSGTGVPEKSIRKPNLEEILRKLLSFLKPDTFQGAVKAINERILSVLDENGSGRLDLGMFFAILAPICGGPPERRKRIAFDALLWRPMNEDGANLKKVDATRYIKLLRAVYVPSQGVSELMEVRGDVDTSMVSFSEFLVMFDDPDWGFGIMPTLVKLETGDRNRHGKTMCAVCRYPIIGSRFKEIKSHFNLCNQCYSEGKVPSTFKQEEYRFKEYGNEGEAMKDKCTCFNLQPRNESR